Proteins encoded within one genomic window of Citricoccus muralis:
- a CDS encoding Dps family protein gives MIMADNASYTVPGLDLEDGRRVADVLQNRLHALNDLQLTLKHAHWNVVGRDFISVHEMLDPEVDRVRDFADTTAERIATMGVSPKGTPGAIVTDRTWDDYALGRASTLAHISALDKVYTDVIADHRNAIAEVGKVDPIAEDILIEQTRALELFQWFLRSFITDAGGELSHVES, from the coding sequence ATGATCATGGCTGACAACGCAAGCTACACCGTACCTGGACTAGATCTCGAAGACGGCCGTCGTGTCGCCGACGTTCTGCAGAACCGACTTCACGCACTGAACGACCTGCAACTGACCCTGAAGCACGCTCACTGGAACGTGGTCGGCCGCGATTTCATCTCCGTGCATGAAATGCTGGACCCTGAGGTGGATCGTGTCCGCGATTTCGCAGACACCACCGCCGAGCGCATCGCCACCATGGGCGTCTCCCCGAAGGGAACCCCCGGCGCTATCGTCACCGATCGCACCTGGGATGACTACGCTCTGGGTCGCGCCTCCACGCTGGCTCACATCTCGGCACTAGACAAGGTCTACACCGACGTCATCGCCGATCACCGTAACGCCATTGCCGAAGTAGGCAAGGTGGACCCGATCGCCGAGGACATCCTGATCGAGCAGACTCGCGCTCTGGAACTGTTCCAGTGGTTCCTGCGCTCGTTCATCACCGACGCCGGTGGCGAGCTCTCCCATGTGGAGTCCTGA
- the cls gene encoding cardiolipin synthase, with protein sequence MLSPFDDLTALAALPTWVTVLIWTIDIIIRLALLGIVPGNRRPSVAMAWLLVIFIMPLPGLLLFLLLGTARLGGQRRARQDAVTDELTRATRHLELPHQLGEAPEYVEASANLTRALTGFPMLDGNRFEMITDYRECLARMAADIDQAADYVHVMFYIMAVDPEGRKGYADVVIEAMERAQQRGVKVRLLFDHIASLRVKGYRKMLRRLRGSGIEFHLAMPFQPWRGKYQRPDLRNHRKMLIVDGEVAYTGSLNLIEPGYKRPSSWNMGREWVDVMARVTGPTVASLDLVFATDWYSETGEHLDEVLRGVTDEEFYDHEGAIAQVIPSGPGFATENNLRAFNHLFYNAEQSLTVVSPYLVPDDSMLYALTGAAQRGIDVELIVCRKADQFMVHHAQQSYYRQLLRAGIRIFRYPDPDVLHSKLFTIDDEVAMIGSSNMDMRSFSLNMEVSVLVADEDVVRDVNEIIRSYRDQCEELTLEEWLKRPRHKRWLDNVFRLTSALQ encoded by the coding sequence GTGCTCTCTCCATTCGATGACCTGACCGCCCTGGCGGCCCTGCCTACCTGGGTGACGGTGCTGATCTGGACGATCGACATCATCATCCGGCTCGCCCTGCTGGGCATCGTGCCCGGAAATCGTCGTCCCTCCGTCGCCATGGCCTGGCTGCTGGTCATCTTCATCATGCCCCTGCCCGGGTTGTTGCTGTTCCTGTTGCTGGGCACTGCCCGGCTCGGGGGCCAACGCCGGGCCCGCCAGGACGCCGTCACCGATGAGCTCACCCGCGCCACCCGCCACTTGGAACTGCCGCACCAGCTGGGCGAGGCGCCCGAATACGTGGAGGCATCGGCGAATCTGACCCGCGCGCTCACCGGATTCCCGATGCTCGACGGCAATCGCTTCGAAATGATTACCGACTACCGTGAGTGCCTGGCCCGCATGGCCGCGGACATCGACCAGGCCGCAGACTACGTGCACGTGATGTTCTACATCATGGCGGTGGATCCGGAGGGGCGGAAAGGCTACGCCGACGTCGTGATTGAGGCCATGGAGCGGGCCCAGCAGCGCGGCGTGAAGGTGCGGCTGCTGTTCGACCACATCGCGTCCCTGCGGGTGAAAGGCTACCGGAAAATGCTGCGCCGGCTGCGCGGTTCCGGCATCGAATTCCACCTGGCCATGCCCTTCCAGCCCTGGCGTGGGAAATACCAGCGCCCGGATCTGCGCAATCACCGCAAGATGCTCATTGTGGACGGCGAAGTGGCCTACACCGGGTCCCTCAACCTGATCGAGCCCGGGTACAAGCGCCCGTCGTCGTGGAACATGGGCCGCGAATGGGTCGACGTGATGGCCCGGGTCACCGGCCCCACGGTGGCCAGCCTGGACTTGGTGTTCGCCACCGACTGGTATTCAGAGACCGGGGAGCACCTGGATGAGGTGCTGCGTGGGGTCACCGATGAAGAATTTTACGACCATGAGGGGGCGATCGCCCAGGTGATCCCCTCGGGGCCGGGGTTCGCCACCGAAAATAACCTGCGCGCGTTCAACCACCTTTTTTACAACGCCGAGCAGTCCCTCACCGTGGTTTCGCCCTATCTGGTGCCCGACGATTCGATGCTCTACGCGCTCACCGGTGCCGCCCAGCGCGGGATCGACGTCGAGTTGATCGTCTGCCGCAAGGCCGACCAGTTCATGGTGCACCACGCCCAACAGTCCTACTACCGGCAGTTACTGCGCGCCGGCATTCGCATCTTCCGCTACCCCGACCCCGACGTACTGCATTCGAAGCTGTTCACTATCGACGACGAAGTGGCGATGATCGGGTCCTCCAACATGGATATGCGCTCGTTCTCATTGAACATGGAGGTCTCCGTGCTGGTGGCCGACGAGGACGTGGTCCGCGATGTCAACGAGATCATCCGCAGTTACCGTGATCAGTGTGAGGAGCTTACCCTGGAAGAGTGGCTGAAGCGGCCGCGCCACAAGCGCTGGCTGGACAATGTCTTCCGCCTCACCTCAGCCCTGCAGTAA